A stretch of Triticum aestivum cultivar Chinese Spring chromosome 1D, IWGSC CS RefSeq v2.1, whole genome shotgun sequence DNA encodes these proteins:
- the LOC123180292 gene encoding uncharacterized protein, whose translation MAGSLMMSGSFDPPAADPAGANPSRYPFWVLLDSTAYFANRDNATTVKGTTSAGHEFKVTFCLADPPAVSYFCVHFTGVSIQELCTTEPRVVSSTYYLALLCFPIRTALEYFVYKAFSGGKSIIQRVPPSPAYKHQWLSAVVPREGDNFLVADLSPGGDLGHYNLHIFSSETKEWSTKHLQLQAPSDVLSRDLPSQTDKVIFLGANTVGWVDLWRGIVVCDVLQKDPVLRFLPLPKADFDLHRESPARQVRDVIGFPDGFINFVEIEQCVRWFTVVRKRTSKTTHVFDVADTISDAELLSNDGMDTEDKPFHAPAGWKIRSMFRSIYWHLWQKSRTAHVDHISPCPPESSKLTHHL comes from the coding sequence ATGGCGGGATCTTTGATGATGTCCGGCTCCTTCGACCCCCCTGCCGCCGATCCCGCCGGCGCCAACCCCTCCCGCTACCCCTTCTGGGTTCTCCTCGACAGCACAGCCTACTTCGCCAACCGCGACAACGCCACCACCGTGAAGGGCACGACGAGCGCGGGCCACGAATTCAAGGTGACCTTCTGCCTCGCTGACCCGCCTGCCGTCTCTTACTTCTGCGTCCACTTTACCGGAGTCAGCATACAAGAGCTTTGCACCACGGAGCCCCGCGTCGTCTCCTCCACCTATTACCTCGCCCTCCTCTGCTTCCCCATCAGAACCGCCCTCGAGTACTTTGTCTACAAGGCCTTCTCCGGCGGCAAGAGCATCATCCAAAGGGTCCCTCCTTCTCCAGCATACAAGCACCAGTGGCTCTCGGCAGTCGTGCCACGCGAGGGCGACAATTTCTTGGTCGCTGATCTTTCCCCGGGTGGGGACCTTGGGCACTACAACCTGCATATCTTCTCATCGGAGACGAAAGAGTGGAGCACAAAACACCTACAGCTGCAGGCGCCCTCTGATGTCCTGTCACGGGACCTGCCAAGCCAAACCGACAAGGTGATCTTTCTCGGAGCAAACACTGTTGGATGGGTCGATCTCTGGCGCGGCATCGTTGTGTGTGATGTGCTCCAGAAGGATCCTGTTCTCCGATTCCTCCCGCTGCCCAAGGCTGATTTCGACCTGCACCGGGAAAGTCCAGCACGGCAAGTGCGGGACGTCATTGGCTTCCCTGATGGTTTCATCAACTTCGTGGAGATCGAACAGTGTGTCAGATGGTTCACCGTTGTCAGAAAGAGGACTTCGAAGACGACCCATGTTTTTGACGTTGCAGATACCATCTCTGATGCGGAGCTCCTCAGCAATGATGGTATGGATACAGAAGACAAACCTTTTCATGCACCGGCTGGCTGGAAGATACGGTCAATGTTTAGGAGCATTTATTGGCACTTATGGCAGAAGAGTCGCACTGCCCATGTTGACCACATATCACCGTGCCCACCTGAATCCTCTAAGCTGACGCATCATCTATGA